The proteins below are encoded in one region of Chrysemys picta bellii isolate R12L10 chromosome 4, ASM1138683v2, whole genome shotgun sequence:
- the LOC135983152 gene encoding myb/SANT-like DNA-binding domain-containing protein 1, whose amino-acid sequence MQSSPAVMAMQSQNRKRAPAWTDREVLDLIAVWGDESVLSELRSKRRNAKIYEKISKDMSERGYSRDATQCRVKIKELRQGYQKTKEANGCSGSHPQTSRFYEALHSILGAAATTTPPLTVDSEDGILSTAGSSDMLADGEDEEDEAVDSAYNDSQDLFITLTEIPYQPSPAVNPDTESGEGSATTSATVSQPSLASHSQRLAQIRRRKKRTREDMFSELMGCSRAQAAQQTQWRENLSQMHQAHMEREERWRQEDQQATQTLLGLLREQTDTLRRLVDVLQERRQEDRAPLQSLSNRPPPPPSPIPPSPKVQRRRGGRVHANSHSTPADSSSRRLSFPKI is encoded by the exons atgcagagctctccagcagtgatggccatgcaatctcagaatagaaagagggccccagcatggactgatcgggaagtcttggatctgatcgctgtgtggggcgatgagtccgtgctttccgagctgcgatccaaaagacggaatgcaaagatctacgagaagatctctaaagacatgtcagagagaggatacagccgggatgcaacgcagtgccgcgtgaaaatcaaggagctgagacaaggctaccagaagaccaaagaggcaaacggatgctccggatcccatccccagacatcccgtttctacgaggcactgcattccatcctaggtgcggccgccaccactaccccaccactgaccgtggactctgaggatgggatattgtccacagccggttcctcggacatgttagcggacggggaagatgaggaggacgaggcagtcgacagcgcttacaacgacagccaggatctcttcatcacccttacagagatcccctaccaaccgtccccagccgttaacccggacacagaatctggggaaggatcagcca ccacatctgcgactgtctcacaacctagcctggcatcacactcccagaggctagcgcagattaggcgtaggaagaagaggacacgggaggacatgttctcggaacttatgggctgctcccgagcccaggcagcacagcagacccagtggcgggagaacttgtcccaaatgcaccaagcacacatggaacgggaggagaggtggcggcaggaagaccagcaggcgactcaaacgctgcttggactactgagggagcaaacggacacgctccggcgccttgtggatgttctgcaggaacggaggcaggaggacagagccccgctgcagtctctctctaaccgccctcccccgccaccaagtcccatacccccctcacccaaagtgcaaagaaggaggggcggcagagtccatgcaaactctcactccacccctgcagacagctctagtagaaggctctcattccccaaaatttga